Proteins from a single region of Nerophis ophidion isolate RoL-2023_Sa linkage group LG10, RoL_Noph_v1.0, whole genome shotgun sequence:
- the LOC133560260 gene encoding N-acyl-aromatic-L-amino acid amidohydrolase (carboxylate-forming) B-like isoform X1 — protein sequence MDILLPGLSRVAVCGGTHGNELSGVYLVREMLRMEKGDKDMSTQKLLSNPRAVKLCRRYLDVDLNRCFTHAALNGPLPNPAPYEIVRARELNAMLGPKGSPQAVDLVCDLHNTTSNMGLCLIAFSDCDWISLHIYLYLQREMGCIPVRYVHFDVSDKDSYSLDSVGKHGFALEIGPQPHGLVRSNIYSAMKEGLQHILNWVRLFNSGVVFNGGSVDVFTTVGHVDYPRDEDTHNITAAIHPQLQDRDFCLLHPGDPLFQTFSGQTVSYKGSKVLHPFFINECAYYEKGVALYLATKRTFTIPAVRVHKEDHQDVRFPSEEEEE from the exons ATGGATATCCTTTTGCCTGGGCTGTCCCGGGTGGCCGTTTGCGGCGGTACCCATGGTAACGAGCTTTCCGGAGTTTACCTAGTGAGGGAGATGCTGAGGATGGAAAAAGGAGACAAAGACATGTCGACACAGAAGCTGCTATCCAACCCGCGGGCCGTCAAGCTATGCCGCCGCTACCTGGACGTCGATCTTAACCGCTGTTTCACCCACGCCGCCCTGAA CGGTCCCTTACCTAATCCAGCTCCCTATGAAATAGTTCGAGCCCGAGAGCTGAATGCCATGCTCGGCCCCAAAGGTAGTCCGCAAGCAGTGGACCTGGTTTGTGATCTACACAACACAACGTCTAACATGGGCCTGTGTCTTATTGCCTTCTCCGACTGCGACTGGATCAGCCTGCATATATACCTCTACCTACAG AGAGAGATGGGATGTATTCCAGTGAGGTACGTTCATTTCGATGTCTCAGACAAGGATTCCTATTCCCTGGATTCAGTTGGAAAACATGGTTTTG CTTTAGAGATCGGGCCTCAACCACATGGCTTGGTGAGGTCTAACATCTACTCAGCTATGAAAGAAGGCCTCCAGCACATTCTCAACTGGGTGCGGCTCTTCAACTCAG GCGTTGTTTTTAATGGCGGATCGGTGGATGTGTTCACCACGGTTGGACACGTGGACTATCCAAGAGATGAGGACACTCACAACATCACAGCAGCCATTCATCCTCAACTCCAG GACAGAGACTTCTGCCTCCTTCATCCGGGAGACCCCCTCTTCCAGACGTTCTCAGGCCAAACTGTGAGCTACAAAGGCAGCAAAGTTCTTCACCCGTTCTTTATCAACGAATGTGCTTATTATGAGAAGGGTGTCGCTCTCTACCTCGCAACCAAGCGCACTTTCACCATCCCAGCGGTCCGGGTACACAAAGAAGACCATCAAGATGTGAGATTCCCAtctgaagaagaggaagaatgA
- the LOC133560260 gene encoding N-acyl-aromatic-L-amino acid amidohydrolase (carboxylate-forming) B-like isoform X3, with protein MDILLPGLSRVAVCGGTHGNELSGVYLVREMLRMEKGDKDMSTQKLLSNPRAVKLCRRYLDVDLNRCFTHAALNGPLPNPAPYEIVRARELNAMLGPKGSPQAVDLVCDLHNTTSNMGLCLIAFSDCDWISLHIYLYLQREMGCIPVRYVHFDVSDKDSYSLDSVGKHGFALEIGPQPHGLVRSNIYSAMKEGLQHILNWALFLMADRWMCSPRLDTWTIQEMRTLTTSQQPFILNSRTETSASFIRETPSSRRSQAKL; from the exons ATGGATATCCTTTTGCCTGGGCTGTCCCGGGTGGCCGTTTGCGGCGGTACCCATGGTAACGAGCTTTCCGGAGTTTACCTAGTGAGGGAGATGCTGAGGATGGAAAAAGGAGACAAAGACATGTCGACACAGAAGCTGCTATCCAACCCGCGGGCCGTCAAGCTATGCCGCCGCTACCTGGACGTCGATCTTAACCGCTGTTTCACCCACGCCGCCCTGAA CGGTCCCTTACCTAATCCAGCTCCCTATGAAATAGTTCGAGCCCGAGAGCTGAATGCCATGCTCGGCCCCAAAGGTAGTCCGCAAGCAGTGGACCTGGTTTGTGATCTACACAACACAACGTCTAACATGGGCCTGTGTCTTATTGCCTTCTCCGACTGCGACTGGATCAGCCTGCATATATACCTCTACCTACAG AGAGAGATGGGATGTATTCCAGTGAGGTACGTTCATTTCGATGTCTCAGACAAGGATTCCTATTCCCTGGATTCAGTTGGAAAACATGGTTTTG CTTTAGAGATCGGGCCTCAACCACATGGCTTGGTGAGGTCTAACATCTACTCAGCTATGAAAGAAGGCCTCCAGCACATTCTCAACTGG GCGTTGTTTTTAATGGCGGATCGGTGGATGTGTTCACCACGGTTGGACACGTGGACTATCCAAGAGATGAGGACACTCACAACATCACAGCAGCCATTCATCCTCAACTCCAG GACAGAGACTTCTGCCTCCTTCATCCGGGAGACCCCCTCTTCCAGACGTTCTCAGGCCAAACTGTGA
- the LOC133560260 gene encoding N-acyl-aromatic-L-amino acid amidohydrolase (carboxylate-forming) A-like isoform X2 codes for MDILLPGLSRVAVCGGTHGNELSGVYLVREMLRMEKGDKDMSTQKLLSNPRAVKLCRRYLDVDLNRCFTHAALNGPLPNPAPYEIVRARELNAMLGPKGSPQAVDLVCDLHNTTSNMGLCLIAFSDCDWISLHIYLYLQREMGCIPVRYVHFDVSDKDSYSLDSVGKHGFALEIGPQPHGLVRSNIYSAMKEGLQHILNWVRLFNSGVVFNGGSVDVFTTVGHVDYPRDEDTHNITAAIHPQLQGQHGGRGVSTSASLYEGPE; via the exons ATGGATATCCTTTTGCCTGGGCTGTCCCGGGTGGCCGTTTGCGGCGGTACCCATGGTAACGAGCTTTCCGGAGTTTACCTAGTGAGGGAGATGCTGAGGATGGAAAAAGGAGACAAAGACATGTCGACACAGAAGCTGCTATCCAACCCGCGGGCCGTCAAGCTATGCCGCCGCTACCTGGACGTCGATCTTAACCGCTGTTTCACCCACGCCGCCCTGAA CGGTCCCTTACCTAATCCAGCTCCCTATGAAATAGTTCGAGCCCGAGAGCTGAATGCCATGCTCGGCCCCAAAGGTAGTCCGCAAGCAGTGGACCTGGTTTGTGATCTACACAACACAACGTCTAACATGGGCCTGTGTCTTATTGCCTTCTCCGACTGCGACTGGATCAGCCTGCATATATACCTCTACCTACAG AGAGAGATGGGATGTATTCCAGTGAGGTACGTTCATTTCGATGTCTCAGACAAGGATTCCTATTCCCTGGATTCAGTTGGAAAACATGGTTTTG CTTTAGAGATCGGGCCTCAACCACATGGCTTGGTGAGGTCTAACATCTACTCAGCTATGAAAGAAGGCCTCCAGCACATTCTCAACTGGGTGCGGCTCTTCAACTCAG GCGTTGTTTTTAATGGCGGATCGGTGGATGTGTTCACCACGGTTGGACACGTGGACTATCCAAGAGATGAGGACACTCACAACATCACAGCAGCCATTCATCCTCAACTCCAG gggcagcacggtggaagaggggtgagtacgtctgcctcactatacgaaggtcctgagtag